Part of the Ziziphus jujuba cultivar Dongzao chromosome 8, ASM3175591v1 genome is shown below.
GAATTTTGCGTCACTTCGATTATCAGGTGGAATATGCTCACTTCTAGTGTGTTGTACAAGAAAGCTTTTTTTGGCcatttatattttctcttcttttacCTTTTGCATGTTTTTCTCTATCTTCCCCTTTACCCTTTAATGGTCTTTCTGTATGATTCTTTTTATGTATCTATATAGGAACTGATTTCCCCTAAAAGAAGAGCAAGTTGTTGTAGAATATTACCATTTTGGTGAATGGATGCCCTCATTTCCCTTGCCTTTCTTTTTGTTCCATTAGTGTTCAAGTGCTTTTTTATGCTAATGCACACCCATCCGCTGTAGGCTGTTGGTTtagtttagttttttgtttgaaacATGTTTTTTACCTCTCGTTTGGTAACCTATATGTTTTGGGTTTctgattttcatttttcctttattaaagGTTTTATTGTAACTGTGTATAATTAGCTTGTgctttaaatgaaatttatgaaaAGGGCTAcaagattaaataaaattaaataaaatgccaaattgaaaatcattttaaacttttgattaatatttttgtttttgtcattATAAATGACTATCACTTTTGATTAACAatcattttaaacttttaattaacGTTTTTGTTTGTCATTATAAATGACTATCACTGTAGTCATTTATCATTTATAGATATCACTGCAGTCATTTATAATTTATGCATTTTtgacctttaaaaaaataaataccaatattAATTggctttattttagttttttattttttttattttttttggcatctGACCTAATAAAACATGCAGTTTAgaccttttataattttggttgaGTGGCTAGCTGGTAGATGATATATATAGTACTCTCTCACATGAAGAAAAGCCTAATTTCCCTGTACCTTTCACTTCAATATGAGCTTGGTTGTCCCTCTATTATCATGTCAATTTTTGAATTACTTTTGTACATTGAAAATGCAGGGagggaaaaaacaaattatatttaatttggtaaaaacATTACTTTGTCCTAGGTATTTACTTCTAGTAGACCAATCGTTGTGTCGTTTATTGGCTACAAATATTTCCATGTCTTTGgcattttgaatttttcaaagCACATCTTTGACAATCATCCGAGGGCCCCAAAGTGGCGGAGGTTTTAGAGCACATCACCACCATTACCGATTTCACCCACTTCTTTGTAGCCAATAAACGACACAATGATGTTCGTCTGGATTATATGGTTGCACAAGCGAAAACAAGACCATCATCCTTTAgtgattattaattttacttCCCATCCTCTTTTGGATATGATATACCTCGACATTATCAATTaatcaaagttttttctttatttatttatttatatatatatatatatataatatatccagATATGATATTGTAAAGGACTTAGACGGATCGTTAGAGAACATCACATCCGTCAGAATTGCATAATTTTCGTGTGATCTAACGGCAATAGATGGCTACCTCTTACAATTCCTCTCCCAAAATCACTTACTATATCAAAACCATACACACAACcgtacatacacatatatatatacatatatacacacatacatacatatatatgtatgtatatgatgGGCAGTTCAACTGCATGAGAATCTCCCATTCTTTTAGCAAAACTAATATTGTGATAACTATAAAGGCCTCATTTTAGAGGTTGTTCAAGAACTATATGTTTATAGAAGAGTTTTACTGATACAAGACACTGTTGCTAAATATTATACACTtgggtaaaaaagaaaatattctcTCTCACATTTCCTACAGTATCTTCTTCCCTACACactattgttactattatttaatgaacaaacaaacaaacaaacaaacaatgaATGGATATAAATTGGTTttctaatagaaaaaaaaaattacaggcAAGAAATTGTCTCTAATTCCTGGAATCGACATAGGCAAAGAAGCATATCTACCAAGTGGATCTTAAATAACAGGGACTGTGGCCAAACATCAATCTGATATCACTATAACCTGCTCTCTCTActccttattttcaatttcatgcCCATTTGTGTCCTTTTGCTCTGTACTGGGAGTGGGACCCTGCTCCTGAGTGATGGATTTTCCACCGTTTGTCTCCTCAACATTAGTGGGTTTCCCCTGTTGCAATCAGTAAAATTCCACACGCTATATTTTAGCACACAAATCAAGGACACAAAGCTATAGTGCAAGCTTTGATGGATGCATGTTTTGCcatttatatgttttaagtCCATGAAGCCCAAAGTGATAACACTGAGTCTTAAACATAACCATGAAAATCGATAAAGATGCTGCCATCATTACAACAGATTCATTGCAATCAAATAGCATCGTCTAGAAAGTAAATCAGTACTTCGTTTAGttaaaaaaaggaatttaaGAACGAATATTTGAAAGTGAGTGCCAATTTggtgaaataaaataacatagtaAACTTCTGGATTAAGCATGGTCTCTGCAGTTCTGTTACcaagtaaatatataaattttatgacaGAGAAAATGCATCAAAGTGAAAAACAATAAATGAAATACATAGGACATAAGACTTTTGATGAATCACCAACAATATAGTAAAACAGAGTTCAGATGATAAAATGTACAGGTTCACAATGTTCTGGATAGCATTTGCTGaacacttttaaaaataaggATACCATGCCCAAACCCAACAAAAAGATGCCTTACATATTTGCAACAATTAAGTGGGGAAAGCTCAAAGGTCCTTACTGGTAAGTATTTCTTTAAAGATCCAAGACAGTTCATCATCCAACAGTTCCATCAAACATATTCACCCATTGCCACGGGACAAGATAACTAACCCAGACTCTAAGAGATTACAGATGAAAACTAACCTTGTTGCGGTCTCTCCAGCCAAGTCCAAATGGTCGAGCTAGCAAACCAACCTTTCTTGCAGGCAATTCTTGTGAGGATTCTTGATTGTGTTTTACAGGTGAATCTGGATTAGATCTGCAATGAAATCTCATTCTTTTTAGGCATTCATTCGTCACAATATGATGTAAATTGATACTTCAATATGATCTGTTGTTATTGGTAACATATTATGCCTTAATATGGCACTTAAAATAACTTGGAAATCCAAATGATCATAAACTAGAAATCTTAGGTAAGACCCCTAGTTTTTATAATAGGTATTAGAGCAGAAATGTGCTAAAATAATACGTGAAATATGGGCCATCAACTGATCCCTGAAGGGAAGATGGGTCATGGACTAACCAACCACTAAAGTGCATCTATGCTTCATGAGGAGGGCTAAGCTGAATGTAATCCAACAGGAATGACCAACCAGTAGATGCATGTTCTGTGGTTACACTATGATCCAATAAAGTGTGAAGGAATATAGGTTTATATCAACTACAAACTAGCACTTGAGAACAAAAGGTCAATTTCAGCTAGGAGTTTTGGTAAGGTTGTGGGTTGTTACATGATCACACATTTCTTTACATATATAGGGTGTTGTACATGGGcatctttttcatatttatgatCTTGTATTGATACagaaagcattaaaaagattaaaaaaaataaaaataaaaataaaaaggtacaaGAGGATTTTCTTTCTGTAAAagatagaaaaatttaaaaaccttAATGCAACTGTTCTTGCAAAATACATAGAATTCATCAGttggatgaaaaaaatataaaaacgaaAATACATAAACTTGGAGCTTACAACAGTAAACAACTACTAAAttgaataaagaaaacaaaaccaatAATGTGAAGGTGTTATATCAacatttataattgaataaagaAAACCATACataagctttaaaaaaaaattaaaaaaataacaactgCATATTCCAACCTTGGAGAAGGTTGTGCTTTAAGCTGTCCAGATTGGTATTGCAAAGTAGCCTCCAACATGGATTCAGCCATAACCACTCTCTTCTCCATCTCAGCTAGTGCAGCTGAGGCCTCTTCGTACTTCTCCTGTAtcaatatatgtatttacaGCACAGGTTAATACatagaaaaggaaataaaatgcaatatagGCCTGAATTAAGCTCTGCGtcagaaaataacaaaataaaaataatggtcTGAACCTTCCTATCGTTTAACAAACACCTGGTCTAAGCATCAATTTGATGTGCATATATAGGTAGAGGAAAGATGTAGACATGTAGGTCAAATATGAAATGACAAGAATGTATCAGAatgaagagaaaacaaaaaaggaagatGGTAGATATTCCACTCCAGACACCAGTTCATCATAACGTAATATGAACTTATTTCCATCACTAGACCAAAAGGTATCATTGAGATgattaaaactaaaacaaaaaatagtaaGTCCATTGAAAACTTGAGTGTATGCCCATTAAATGATGCATGTGGAGAGTCGATGGTAATCATCTTGATGTGTACAACAAAACCAATCATGAGAATTGTAAAGGCTTCAAGACAGATCAGTACAAAAACTCTGTACGAGGGAAAGCAACATGTAACAGAGTCCTTGCAATGAGTATAAATGGTTTATATGGTTGAGGAAAAAGAATAACTGACAGAGATGTGACTAATGAAATACGAGTCTTTTTTTCAATCATAAATAAGAGTAATAAAGGGTACAAAGTATGATTACTTCTCAACTATCAATGTGAAGCTTAAAAAGATTCAACTTGTAAGTTGTGATTGTGACAGAAACTGATATAATATGAAACCAAACTAGTTCACAAGTTTATAAGGAAAGTATCCATTAAAGAACCGCccataaattaattgaaatgcAACCTGAAGAACTTGAGCAGCATATCTCTGTGCTTCTGCATCTTGCTCGGCAAATCGACGAGCATCTTCAGTTACCCTTTGCTCTTGCTCTACCCGCATTAAGACCTGTTAAGTTAGCAAGCAATGTCACAATTACCATGGCAAGCCCGTAGATAGATACTCCTGAAAAACGTCAAGGAACATGAATGAAACCTGAAGCATAGCATTTTCTTGTTCCTGCTTTTCAGAAAGAGCTTGACAAAGCTCAGCAACCTCTTGCTCTAACTGCTCAACCTGGAAATAAGTAGAGACTTAAAACACAGTGCCTTGAACAAAGGTTGGTTAagtacataaaagaaaaatgcaaaggAACTTATTGCTATAAACCAGCATAAAGCCCCTGCCAGAGCTTAGTGGAGACCaattttatcatcatcatctacatTTACTGCTATAATTTTCAGGAGTAACAGTCAGCCTCTCCCAAAGTTGTTTGCAAACACTCTTAACAACATGAATTATTTCACTAGAAAAGTTGCTGCAgcataaaaatctaaatttctaATATGTTTCTGCCCTCGTAAaagtacatacatatatatacatatatatactcaaacctagaaaagaaaatgaacacacaaaacacacacacacaaaaaaaaaaaaaaaaaaaaaaaaaaaaaaaaaaagaaaaaaggttcaACAAAGCACATTCTCTTCCTTCAGGGAGAATCAAATGATAAGTAGAAAAATAGTAAAGCGCTTTCAACAAAAATCAGGATTGTTCTTATGCTTTGACTTGTTTCTTTTATCATTAAGAAAATTTATCCAGACAAACAACATGGATTGCCACATCAAACTTCAGTACAAGCAAGAggaaaatatttttggtaagAACAACATatgtctctttcttcttctttttttttctttttttttttttttttttttttgggtcatcaaTAACAGCATATATCTTTCCATACAGCAGATTCACATAGCAAGAAAATCGTAACTTTAATtagaagaaacaaaaattgCTACATCTAAAGGAATCTTGCCCATACCCTGGCACTCAATTGCCGGCGATTATCCTGCTTGACCATCTCCATCAATGCTGTCTCCAGCTCCTCAGCTCTGACAACAGAAAGAACTCAAAAAATTAATCTCATATTAGAAAAACGATATTTCTAAATGGATTACgaccataaaatatttaataaccaAAACTATGACATGCTTTATAAAATGTCAACTTAAGGATAATGCTATTTCATTCTGCAGATATGAAACTTAAGAAGTTATTTTAATTCAGTAAACATTCAAAACAGTAAGGACATTAGCAAACTTATCAGGTCAAGTCCATGCGGTTGTTgtgaaaaagagaaaacagaGAAGATAGTAACAGCTAATAAACAACCAAGAATCTACACGTTTTCTTCCAAACTTAATACTCTTCTGCTGATTCATGCAGGACATAACTAAGGCTCAATTCAGAATCAAATTCAGCTAAGAAAAAATTACACATCTAATGCACAGAGGATAGAAATGGTTATTTTGGCATGAATGGGTATAAGGCTGGAAATCTTCATTAGTAAATTAGAAAACCTTAATACCGGTAAGGGAATATTAACCTGAGTAAAGCAGATCTTTTCTCCTCCAACAGCTTGCACAATTCAACCTTCAACCATACCACCTGCATGTAATTTATATGTTAAAACACTCGAAATAGAGTTTTAATGTAGAAAGTCAATTaccttaaaaattatatattacagCATATATTTAACCTCCGGTTATATCTACCTTCATCCAAATACTTCCAATAGTCCATTACTCAAGAaaaaatttacaaccaaaattgGTAAGATGCTCATTTCCTAGTAGACCTATGCTACAGAAAGCTAACGCATAATGGATCTTGATCTTAttaaattgatgaaaatatttgtaCTTCGTCCAAATTAATGCAAGTGAATCACATTTTAAAAGCTAAAGAAAAAAGGATCTTGACCCTAACTGGTCCATAGATATGTTTTTCTGAGTTATATAATAACTTAACGATAGATGATTGAGACTTATCATTCAGAGATTATGAGAGGAATGATGATAGTTGTTAATATAATGCTTTGAGCAATgagactaaaaatatatatatatatatatatatatatatatatttccttcacataatttacaaatataatgCAGTGCAAAGAAATCTTCTCCGTTCTATAGCTCTTAAGCCTATAATCCATTGCATGATAGTATAATacccataataaataaatatgcatgGACTGAaacagtaaaaaagaaaaaaaatgtaaaactaaAGTATTgtaattgaaatgaaaaatagCATATAATAATCAGTAAGTATTACTGCAGTCAccaaatttgtttatcaaattttgtataCCAACTGATGTCGCATTATGTTAATGGTGGACATATTAACATAACCTCAAtacattaataagtgaaaacaataaaacaatgccattgttataataaattttcaattacaaCTTTACCAAAAACACAGATTACACGGTACTCCTTTGGTACACAGGTCTACTTTAATGGCTCAAGGAacttatatagaaaataataggaaaaacaaaaacattaataCAACACCTGCCTAAACAAAGCAAAATATAATGGAAGAGGATGGGGTTGTAAGATATAATGACCTGTTCTTGAAGATCTGGAAGAGAATCTATCTCCATATCTCCATTCAGAGTAACAAGAATTTCATCTGCATTGGAGGATCCTGACTCGGAACGACATAAATCACCATTTGTCTGTGTCCCAGTCAATCGCtctgctttctttgtttctatCATCATTGATTTAGgatcatgcttaaaattatatagcTTAGATGCTAGTCCCTGAGAATCCCTCCATGCCCGAAGTCCTTTAGATCTTTCCTCAACAGCAGCTATTACAGCTGGCCGATGTTTATTTCTCAACTCTTGTAACCTGGTTTCATTTACATTTTGGTAACCCATGCAAGCTGTCAATACCAGTTGACTGCTGTCAAATGTTGAGCCTGTCAGTGATTGCAGCAAAGTGACTGCATCTCCAGCATCCTTCGTCGTAACCAATGCAGGGCCTATAAGAAACTGAATTATGTTAAGTTTCATAAACAGAATATCCTACATTGCTTCAAATTCATGTTGAATTACTCCTCATACACTAAAAGAAAACTACATGATTTTGCCCAGTACCATATAATTCCATCAAAGCAAGTGCTGTTTTGAACAGCATGACACGGTTTCCTTCAAAAAGTAGCACATCCCAGACTCGAAGAACTGAATCCAGTAGAAAGCCATCAAATTATTAGTAAACCATGAGGAAGAAGTGGTCATGCTAAGTTGCTAATAATGAGAACAAATATTGGTAGCTAGCAACATATCTAAGAATATGAAAGAAAATCCTAAGATGTATTCTCAACAGAACCAAGTATAagtatttatttctaaaataaaaccTGACCACTTTCCCATGGAAGCATGTTCATGAAAATGGAAAGGAACCACGGTCCAGTAACCCATGCCACCTGCACTCCTAGGTAGTCTAGATGATTGACTGCAATCGATGTTTAAGATGACATCAGTAACCATCCAACAAATATCATACAAAGAAAACTTGGGTGAAGTATAGCAATGTACAAACCCAATTTAGGAAATCTCTCACGCACCAACTCCTCAAAAACAAGTTGATCTACCTGATAAAATGCAACAATTCtacaaaatatatcaaaaatgtCTTTTGATAGAAGATGCACAAAAGAACAACCAGTATGGTAAAAACTACCTGTGATTCAATCATTTCCTCAGAATAATAGCCATCAAAATAGTCGTCGATAATGCCCAACAAGGCCCtggttttacaaaatttatagccACAAACATGATTAAGCTGTGACTGTGATCATGAAATTGTAATGCTAAACAACCGCATAACTATCTTATATTCTTCTGGGAAAAAGCAAAGATAATTGAACATTTATTGTATATAGTGATGATACTTCTATCAAATTATAAAGTATTTTCTggtatcattattataatatatcatGACTTAATTACTAATTGAGCTTACACACAAGCAGTGAATATCAAAGAAAATATGAAGAAGTGTTCATGCGGATAACATATACAGTGAATGGATTTGCTGAACTTACCAAAAAGCATTCTCTTCAGGCATAAGTAGCAGCAGCAAGCCAGCAAAGAAGTTCATGGCCTGCATGTAGAGAATGATCCAACCACTTCAAAGTTTGAGACAAGTGAAATATATGAATTACAATGTATAATTGTGCACATAATATATTCCAAAAACAATTACCTGACAATATCCTACTGAAGGATTATGTCGTGCATATGCTGTAAGCAAACGCCTTAAAGCATTTCTACCATCCTCATCTAGAGCAGGATGGCCTGGGAATGTTCGAGGTAAATCCTGCACTTAAGAACCATTGGCTTAAGGTTGACAATCTAGAATTGATAGCACATAAAAACATGGGTAGGACCTGTAgtggaaataaaaattttaaaaacctttTCAATCTGCCCTTTCCATTTCTCAGGTACATATACAGCATCTGCAGTTGATCCTTTAGTATTGCTGTCCATGGCCGAGCTTTTTCGTTCCATCTGATTGCTAGAATTATTTTCCGAAGTCAGCAGATCCTGGTAATATTTCTCCACGCGCCGCTCCTTCACGCCCACAAAGGCTTGCCAAAGCTGAAAGTTTAATAATAAAGCAATGATGGAgctttttcataaataaatgtaCAGCTCGCTAACAAACAATGAACTTCTTGTTATAAAGATAGCATGAAGATGTAATATGCACCTCTCCCCTGAGAGCCATTGGTACTCCTCCACGAACCAGGACCTCCAACTCTTCCTTCCAAGGAAACATAGATTCCATAGCTACCGCATCAGAAGCAACACCTGGAGTAGAGgaactaatattttcacttgaagGGACATCTTGACTTAAATCTGACCTCTCCACGTCATAGAACTCGTCCTCAGATTCCTCCTCAGATGCTCCTTTAGGAGATTTTAACTCTTCAATAGCATGAAGCACTTTCCCAGTTCCCATGCCTTGCTCaccttttgataaattattactCTTCTTCTTCACACGAATGCTCATCATATTCTCAATGGCAAGAAGGGATGGTCGGATCTCAGACCATATCTGGATCCTGTGAATTTTGGTCTCCTTGGTAGCTGGTTCCTTCTCCTTTTCTGAAGCATCCTCAGCCGACCTATTGAAAGAAGGCTTCTGCTCACTATTATCATCACCTTCAACACCCTTCTGTGAACTAGCATCTACTTCTTGTTCTGAAGCTTCATCATGCAAGGACTTGTTATCCTCTTCCCCAGACAACCCATTGACAGGCAACTGAGCAGACTCCGCTTGCCGTTCCAGGAAAGACTTCCACCTATCTGATCTTTCCTCCTCTTCTTCCTGGAAACATAAAGCAAGATGTTTGATATTTCAAACCTAAAATTCACATTATGTGGGACcaacaaaaagttaaatttccACCAACTACGCCTATGATATATTTCCAACTATCTTCAGTTAGAACATAAAAAAATcttctattttatttccttctcaCAAATTTTTCTCAGCAAACAAACAATACGTGTCAAGattaaaaagacaaataaaaaataaaaaacttctctcggcagaaacaaaaccttgtAGATGTTAGCATACTCTCGGTATCTTTGAAGGTGCTGAGGTCGCACAGCAAATCCATAGGCATCCCTGTTGACATATTAATGGCAGTTAGTTCCCAATTCCAATAAAGCTACCAACGAATGCATAATACTTATACTCCACAAACCATATTCGAAATCAAGCAACAGGAATACAAGCTAGCCACATTCTAATTTCAAACTGGGATTTTATTGGCATTCAAAACCATGATGTCGCACTCAAACTCACCTGCATTCGGCCTCCAGAGATCGCCCACTCGGGCACGAAGACAACATACTCAATATAAAACCTGAATTCTACATCCCATAACGCTGGGCATTGCCTCAGCGGGAGTCCCAATCTACTAAAAACCATACCACATTTCAAACACTACCCTTCTAAAAATCTAAACCAAATCAAcccggggaaaaaaaaaaaaaaaaatcaaatcccaGAAAAAAATCACCGGAAAATCCAAACGGAGATCATCCAGgaaaaccaatccaatccatcaGAATTCTCATCACAAACACACACCGACAAAGTCACTTTCAATGAATACACactaaatcaacaaaaaccaaaacacaGAAAACCCAAACAACAAACtggccaaccaaaaaaaaaaaaaaatgaaacggaTGTGATCGaaccaatttaaataaaaataaataaaagtcaaaattagaaaattacgaAAATGTAGTGGAAAACCAGATGgatcaaagagagaaaaataaggAAATCGAAAAAACCTTAAAAGGGTGCGGAGAATTCGGAGAGATAAGGTGATAAAAGGGAATTGGAGGGTGCGTGGAAGCTGTAGAAGTAGTAGTAGGGAAGAAGTGCTAATACCTCTTGTGATCGA
Proteins encoded:
- the LOC107413626 gene encoding uncharacterized protein LOC107413626 isoform X1 codes for the protein MSAENKASLIAFDHKRDAYGFAVRPQHLQRYREYANIYKEEEEERSDRWKSFLERQAESAQLPVNGLSGEEDNKSLHDEASEQEVDASSQKGVEGDDNSEQKPSFNRSAEDASEKEKEPATKETKIHRIQIWSEIRPSLLAIENMMSIRVKKKSNNLSKGEQGMGTGKVLHAIEELKSPKGASEEESEDEFYDVERSDLSQDVPSSENISSSTPGVASDAVAMESMFPWKEELEVLVRGGVPMALRGELWQAFVGVKERRVEKYYQDLLTSENNSSNQMERKSSAMDSNTKGSTADAVYVPEKWKGQIEKDLPRTFPGHPALDEDGRNALRRLLTAYARHNPSVGYCQAMNFFAGLLLLLMPEENAFWALLGIIDDYFDGYYSEEMIESQVDQLVFEELVRERFPKLVNHLDYLGVQVAWVTGPWFLSIFMNMLPWESVLRVWDVLLFEGNRVMLFKTALALMELYGPALVTTKDAGDAVTLLQSLTGSTFDSSQLVLTACMGYQNVNETRLQELRNKHRPAVIAAVEERSKGLRAWRDSQGLASKLYNFKHDPKSMMIETKKAERLTGTQTNGDLCRSESGSSNADEILVTLNGDMEIDSLPDLQEQVVWLKVELCKLLEEKRSALLRAEELETALMEMVKQDNRRQLSARVEQLEQEVAELCQALSEKQEQENAMLQVLMRVEQEQRVTEDARRFAEQDAEAQRYAAQVLQEKYEEASAALAEMEKRVVMAESMLEATLQYQSGQLKAQPSPRSNPDSPVKHNQESSQELPARKVGLLARPFGLGWRDRNKGKPTNVEETNGGKSITQEQGPTPSTEQKDTNGHEIENKE
- the LOC107413626 gene encoding uncharacterized protein LOC107413626 isoform X2 — translated: MLSSCPSGRSLEAECRDAYGFAVRPQHLQRYREYANIYKEEEEERSDRWKSFLERQAESAQLPVNGLSGEEDNKSLHDEASEQEVDASSQKGVEGDDNSEQKPSFNRSAEDASEKEKEPATKETKIHRIQIWSEIRPSLLAIENMMSIRVKKKSNNLSKGEQGMGTGKVLHAIEELKSPKGASEEESEDEFYDVERSDLSQDVPSSENISSSTPGVASDAVAMESMFPWKEELEVLVRGGVPMALRGELWQAFVGVKERRVEKYYQDLLTSENNSSNQMERKSSAMDSNTKGSTADAVYVPEKWKGQIEKDLPRTFPGHPALDEDGRNALRRLLTAYARHNPSVGYCQAMNFFAGLLLLLMPEENAFWALLGIIDDYFDGYYSEEMIESQVDQLVFEELVRERFPKLVNHLDYLGVQVAWVTGPWFLSIFMNMLPWESVLRVWDVLLFEGNRVMLFKTALALMELYGPALVTTKDAGDAVTLLQSLTGSTFDSSQLVLTACMGYQNVNETRLQELRNKHRPAVIAAVEERSKGLRAWRDSQGLASKLYNFKHDPKSMMIETKKAERLTGTQTNGDLCRSESGSSNADEILVTLNGDMEIDSLPDLQEQVVWLKVELCKLLEEKRSALLRAEELETALMEMVKQDNRRQLSARVEQLEQEVAELCQALSEKQEQENAMLQVLMRVEQEQRVTEDARRFAEQDAEAQRYAAQVLQEKYEEASAALAEMEKRVVMAESMLEATLQYQSGQLKAQPSPRSNPDSPVKHNQESSQELPARKVGLLARPFGLGWRDRNKGKPTNVEETNGGKSITQEQGPTPSTEQKDTNGHEIENKE